The Pan troglodytes isolate AG18354 chromosome 1, NHGRI_mPanTro3-v2.0_pri, whole genome shotgun sequence genome includes a region encoding these proteins:
- the OXCT2 gene encoding succinyl-CoA:3-ketoacid coenzyme A transferase 2, mitochondrial, whose protein sequence is MAALRLLASVLGRGVPAGGSGLALSQGCARCFATSPRPRAKFYADPVEMVKDISDGATVMIGGFGLCGIPENLIAALLRTRVKDLQVVSSNVGVEDFGLGLLLATRQVRRIVCSYVGENTLCESQYLAGELELELTPQGTLAERIRAGGAGVPAFYTPTGYGTLVQEGGAPIRYTPDGHLALMSQPREVREFNGDHFLLERAIRADFALVKGWKADRAGNVVFRRSARNFNVPMCKAADVTAVEVEEIVDVGAFPPEDIHVPNIYVDRVIKGQKYEKRIERLTIRKEEDGDAGKEEDARTRIIRRAALEFEDGMYANLGIGIPLLASNFISPSMTVHLHSENGILGLGPFPTEDEVDADLINAGKQTVTVLPGGCFFASDDSFAMIRGGHIQLTMLGAMQVSKYGDLANWMIPGKKVKGMGGAMDLVSSQKTRVVVTMQHCTKDNTPKIMEKCTMPLTGKRCVDRIITEKAVFDVHRKKGLTLRELWEGLTVDDIKKSTGCAFAVSPNLRPMQQVAP, encoded by the coding sequence ATGGCAGCGCTGCGGCTCCTGGCGTCGGTGCTCGGGCGCGGGGTCCCCGCCGGCGGCTCAGGGCTCGCGCTGTCCCAGGGCTGCGCCCGCTGCTTTGCCACCAGTCCCCGGCCCCGTGCCAAGTTCTACGCGGACCCGGTGGAGATGGTGAAGGACATCTCTGACGGGGCGACCGTCATGATCGGGGGCTTCGGGCTCTGCGGCATCCCCGAGAACCTGATCGCCGCGCTGCTCAGGACCCGCGTGAAAGACCTGCAGGTGGTCAGCAGCAACGTGGGCGTGGAGGACTTCGGCCTGGGCCTCCTGCTGGCCACCAGGCAGGTCCGTCGCATCGTCTGTTCCTACGTGGGCGAGAACACCCTGTGCGAGAGCCAGTACCTGGCAggagagctggagctggagctcaCGCCCCAGGGCACCCTGGCCGAGCGCATCCGCGCGGGGGGCGCCGGGGTGCCCGCCTTCTACACCCCCACGGGCTACGGGACCCTGGTCCAGGAAGGGGGCGCCCCCATCCGCTACACCCCGGACGGCCACCTGGCGCTCATGAGCCAGCCCCGAGAGGTGAGGGAGTTCAACGGCGACCACTTCCTTTTGGAGCGCGCCATCCGGGCAGACTTCGCCCTGGTGAAAGGGTGGAAGGCCGACCGGGCAGGAAACGTGGTCTTCAGGAGAAGCGCCCGCAATTTCAACGTGCCCATGTGCAAAGCTGCAGACGTCACGGCGGTGGAGGTGGAAGAGATCGTGGACGTGGGGGCTTTCCCCCCAGAAGACATCCACGTTCCTAACATTTATGTAGATCGCGTGATAAAGGGGCAGAAATACGAGAAACGAATTGAGCGCTTAACGATCCGGAAAGAGGAAGATGGAGACGCTGGAAAGGAAGAGGACGCCAGGACGCGCATCATCAGACGCGCAGCTCTGGAATTTGAGGACGGCATGTACGCCAATCTGGGCATAGGCATCCCCCTGCTGGCCAGCAACTTCATCAGTCCCAGCATGACTGTCCATCTTCACAGTGAGAACGGGATCCTGGGCCTGGGCCCGTTTCCCACGGAAGATGAGGTGGATGCCGACCTCATCAATGCAGGCAAGCAGACGGTCACGGTGCTTCCCGGGGGCTGCTTCTTCGCCAGCGACGACTCCTTCGCCATGATCCGAGGGGGACACATCCAACTAACCATGCTTGGAGCCATGCAGGTTTCCAAATACGGCGACCTGGCGAACTGGATGATCCCTGgcaagaaggtgaaaggcatgggCGGTGCCATGGACTTGGTGTCCAGTCAGAAGACCAGAGTGGTGGTCACCATGCAGCACTGCACAAAGGACAACACCCCCAAGATCATGGAGAAATGCACCATGCCGCTGACCGGGAAGCGGTGCGTGGACCGCATCATCACCGAGAAGGCCGTCTTTGACGTGCACAGGAAGAAAGGGCTGACGCTGAGGGAGCTCTGGGAGGGCCTGACGGTGGACGACATCAAAAAGAGCACGGGGTGTGCCTTTGCTGTGTCCCCGAACCTCAGGCCCATGCAGCAGGTGGCACCCTGA